In the genome of Bradyrhizobium sp. CIAT3101, one region contains:
- the ppc gene encoding phosphoenolpyruvate carboxylase gives MSLQSVPSDAADIRPNRPEDVQALEADARLRDDIRLLGRILGDTVRDQEGADVFDLVERIRQTSIRFHRDEDRLARRELEQILDSMSTSETVRIVRAFSYFSHLANIAEDQNNIRQMRAGKNGGSGVLAETLAKAKGAGIGTDTLRSFFKSAQVSPVLTAHPTEVRRKSTMDREMEVAALLDRRERVALTEDEAAASDEQLRREVLTLWQTNLLRRTKLTVLDEVANGLSFYDYTFLREVPRLVNTLEDRLEEGGEQAASELASFLRMGSWIGGDRDGNPFVTADVMRGTLRLQSSRVMQFYLNELHVLGSELSIAAHLADVSGELRTLAERSPDTSPHRSGEPYRLAVSGIYARLTATAEKLEVEITRRPVGKGAPYDSVKELQADLDVLHRSLISNNARVIARGRLRLLRRAVDCFGFHLARLDIRQNSAVHERTIAELMDAANPGMSYLALGEDARISLLTNELRSTRALVSPFVKYSDETMGELNVFHAAAEAHAKFGSDAIPQCIISMCKGMSDMLEVAVLLKEVGLVHPSGRSAINIVPLFETIEDLQASSGIMDRMLSLHDYRRLVDSRGSVQEVMLGYSDSNKDGGFVTSGWELYKAEIGLVDVFERHGVRLRLFHGRGGSVGRGGGPSYDAIVAQPGGAVNGQIRITEQGEIISSKYSNAEVGRNNLEILAAATLDASLLQPSQSAPRREYLTAMDELSNLAFKAYRGLVYETDGFVEYFWSSTVINEIATLNIGSRPASRKKTRAIEDLRAIPWVFSWAQCRLMLPGWYGFGSAVEQWIAEHPDKGMPFLKELYKEWPFFRMLLSNMDMVLAKSSIAIASRYAELVPDEALREKIFGRIRREWHSCIETLLDIMGQDRLLQGNPLLERSVRHRFPYLDPLNHVQVELLREHRAQNPDEQVLRGIQLTINGISAGLRNTG, from the coding sequence ATGTCCCTCCAATCAGTACCATCCGACGCCGCCGATATTCGCCCGAACCGCCCTGAGGACGTCCAGGCGCTGGAGGCGGATGCGCGGCTGCGCGACGATATCCGCCTGCTCGGACGCATCCTGGGCGACACCGTGCGCGACCAGGAGGGCGCGGATGTGTTCGACCTGGTCGAGCGCATCCGGCAGACCTCGATCCGGTTCCACCGCGACGAGGACCGGCTCGCCCGCCGCGAGCTCGAGCAGATCCTCGACAGCATGTCGACCTCGGAGACGGTGCGGATCGTTCGCGCCTTCAGCTATTTCTCCCACCTCGCCAACATCGCCGAGGACCAGAACAACATCCGCCAGATGCGCGCCGGCAAGAACGGCGGCTCCGGCGTGCTGGCGGAGACGCTCGCCAAGGCCAAGGGCGCGGGGATCGGCACCGACACGCTGCGCAGCTTCTTCAAGAGCGCGCAGGTCAGCCCGGTGCTGACCGCGCATCCGACCGAAGTCCGCCGCAAGAGCACCATGGATCGCGAGATGGAGGTCGCCGCGCTGCTCGACCGCCGCGAGCGGGTTGCCTTGACCGAAGACGAGGCCGCCGCCAGCGACGAGCAGTTGCGCCGCGAGGTGCTGACGCTGTGGCAGACCAATCTGCTCCGCCGCACCAAGCTCACCGTGCTCGACGAGGTCGCCAACGGCCTGTCGTTCTACGACTACACGTTCCTTCGTGAAGTGCCGCGGCTGGTCAACACGCTGGAGGACCGGCTGGAGGAGGGTGGCGAGCAGGCCGCCAGCGAGCTCGCCTCGTTCCTGCGTATGGGCAGCTGGATCGGCGGTGACCGCGACGGCAATCCATTCGTGACCGCCGACGTGATGCGCGGCACGCTGCGGCTGCAATCGAGCCGGGTGATGCAGTTCTATCTGAACGAGCTGCACGTGCTCGGCTCCGAGCTGTCGATCGCAGCGCATCTCGCCGACGTCTCCGGGGAGCTGCGCACGCTGGCGGAGCGTTCGCCCGACACCTCGCCGCACCGGAGCGGTGAGCCCTATCGCCTCGCGGTCTCCGGCATCTATGCGCGCCTGACGGCCACGGCCGAAAAGCTCGAGGTCGAGATCACCCGACGTCCCGTCGGCAAGGGCGCTCCTTACGACAGCGTCAAGGAGCTGCAGGCCGATCTCGACGTGCTGCACCGCTCGCTGATCTCCAACAACGCCCGCGTTATTGCCCGTGGCCGGCTGCGGCTGCTCCGGCGCGCGGTAGACTGCTTCGGCTTCCATCTGGCGCGGCTCGATATCCGCCAGAACTCGGCGGTGCATGAGCGTACCATCGCGGAGCTCATGGATGCCGCGAACCCCGGCATGTCCTATCTCGCGCTCGGCGAGGACGCGCGCATCTCGCTCCTCACCAATGAGTTGCGCTCGACGCGCGCGCTGGTTTCGCCGTTCGTCAAGTACAGCGACGAGACCATGGGCGAGCTCAACGTCTTCCATGCCGCGGCGGAAGCGCATGCGAAGTTCGGCTCGGATGCCATTCCTCAATGCATCATCTCGATGTGCAAGGGCATGTCCGACATGCTCGAGGTCGCGGTGCTGTTGAAGGAGGTCGGCCTGGTCCATCCCTCCGGGCGCAGCGCCATCAACATCGTGCCGCTGTTCGAGACCATCGAGGATCTGCAGGCATCATCAGGCATCATGGATCGCATGCTGTCGCTGCACGATTACCGCCGGCTCGTCGACAGCCGCGGCAGCGTCCAGGAGGTCATGCTCGGCTATTCCGACTCGAACAAGGATGGCGGCTTCGTCACCTCGGGCTGGGAGCTCTATAAGGCCGAGATCGGCCTCGTCGACGTATTCGAGCGCCATGGCGTGCGCCTGCGCCTGTTCCACGGTCGCGGCGGCTCCGTCGGCCGTGGCGGCGGACCGAGCTACGACGCCATCGTCGCGCAGCCGGGCGGGGCCGTGAACGGCCAGATCCGCATCACCGAGCAGGGCGAGATCATCTCATCGAAATATTCCAACGCGGAGGTCGGGCGCAACAATCTCGAGATCCTGGCGGCGGCAACGCTGGATGCCAGCCTGTTGCAGCCGAGCCAGAGCGCGCCCCGCCGCGAATATCTCACTGCGATGGATGAGCTTTCGAATCTCGCCTTCAAGGCCTATCGCGGCCTCGTCTACGAGACCGACGGCTTCGTCGAATATTTCTGGTCCTCGACCGTGATCAACGAGATCGCGACCTTGAACATCGGCAGCCGTCCGGCCTCGCGCAAGAAGACCCGCGCGATCGAGGATCTTCGCGCGATTCCCTGGGTGTTCTCCTGGGCGCAGTGCCGCCTGATGCTGCCGGGCTGGTACGGCTTTGGCAGCGCGGTCGAGCAATGGATCGCCGAGCATCCGGATAAGGGCATGCCGTTCCTGAAAGAGCTCTACAAGGAATGGCCGTTCTTCCGCATGCTGCTGTCGAACATGGACATGGTGCTGGCGAAAAGCTCGATCGCGATTGCCTCGCGCTATGCCGAGCTGGTGCCGGACGAAGCCCTGCGCGAAAAGATTTTTGGCCGCATCCGCCGCGAATGGCATTCCTGCATCGAGACCCTGCTCGACATCATGGGCCAGGACCGGCTGCTGCAAGGCAATCCGCTGCTGGAGCGCTCCGTGCGTCATCGCTTCCCCTATCTCGATCCGCTCAACCACGTTCAGGTCGAGCTCCTGAGGGAGCATCGCGCGCAGAACCCGGACGAGCAGGTGCTGCGCGGGATTCAGCTGACGATCAACGGCATCTCGGCGGGCTTGAGGAATACCGGCTAG
- a CDS encoding YccF domain-containing protein translates to MSPVSILLNLIWILIGGAWMAFGWLVASVIMAITIIGLPWARAAFNIAIYTLLPFGSRAVNRDEVTGMSDIGTGALGVIGNIIWLVLAGWWLALGHLLTAVLFAITIIGLPFAWAHLKLAGIALWPIGKVIVPA, encoded by the coding sequence ATGTCCCCAGTTTCCATTCTGCTCAATCTGATCTGGATTCTCATCGGCGGCGCCTGGATGGCATTCGGCTGGCTGGTGGCCTCGGTCATCATGGCCATCACCATCATCGGCCTGCCCTGGGCGCGGGCGGCCTTCAACATCGCCATTTACACGCTGCTGCCGTTCGGCTCGCGCGCGGTCAATCGCGACGAGGTCACCGGCATGAGCGATATCGGCACCGGCGCCCTCGGGGTGATCGGCAACATTATCTGGCTCGTGCTGGCCGGCTGGTGGCTGGCGCTCGGCCACCTCCTGACGGCCGTGCTCTTTGCGATCACCATCATCGGCCTTCCCTTCGCCTGGGCCCATCTGAAGCTCGCCGGCATCGCACTCTGGCCGATCGGCAAGGTGATCGTGCCGGCCTAG
- a CDS encoding rhomboid family intramembrane serine protease: protein MPSYRASFFEVPHAAVYALMTVTVLASGFCLIQAGGPAAPAELLYRYGGMYAGAIARHEYWRLLAYGFLHVNFVHLTMNMLCLVLWGGHLERRVGPAYFLVIYLCAMVFGAVIGNGIHSTPYLTVGASGATSGILGALLCLWILGKLDVRFDFFAINIGLNIAFALGNSRIDWGVHLGGFAAGLIACALLDLIEKVNPYALRCKFPEAVKVNLTLLACVAAVWAWSDQARAIAAGISGWGLAVVVLVGCCAIVKLVDLALSMKKGLAIVVIALAGANAVTILLCGLALASSCSPRWPTGSVPLDNLLVMVCPNPVLIAGLAAIGAAAVTLWLCAKDISRGIEDVGFVATSLRAERNRRHGL from the coding sequence ATGCCTTCATACCGCGCCAGCTTCTTCGAAGTCCCCCACGCCGCCGTCTACGCGCTGATGACCGTGACGGTCCTGGCATCAGGGTTTTGCTTGATCCAGGCCGGCGGTCCGGCGGCGCCCGCCGAGTTGCTGTATCGCTACGGCGGCATGTATGCGGGCGCGATCGCGCGGCATGAGTACTGGCGCCTGCTCGCCTATGGCTTCCTGCACGTCAATTTCGTCCACCTCACCATGAACATGTTGTGCCTCGTGCTGTGGGGCGGGCATCTCGAGCGGCGGGTGGGGCCGGCCTATTTCCTCGTCATCTATCTCTGCGCGATGGTGTTCGGCGCCGTCATTGGCAACGGCATCCATTCCACGCCCTATTTGACGGTCGGCGCGTCCGGCGCCACGTCGGGCATTTTGGGCGCGCTGCTCTGCCTGTGGATCCTCGGCAAGCTCGACGTCAGGTTCGACTTCTTCGCCATCAACATCGGATTGAACATCGCGTTTGCACTCGGCAATTCGCGGATCGACTGGGGCGTCCATCTCGGTGGCTTTGCGGCCGGGTTGATCGCCTGCGCATTGCTGGACCTGATCGAAAAGGTGAATCCTTACGCGCTTCGCTGCAAGTTTCCCGAAGCCGTGAAGGTCAATCTCACCCTGTTGGCCTGTGTCGCGGCCGTGTGGGCCTGGAGCGATCAGGCCCGGGCCATCGCCGCCGGAATTTCCGGATGGGGCCTTGCCGTCGTCGTCTTGGTCGGATGCTGTGCCATCGTGAAGCTGGTTGATCTCGCCCTCTCCATGAAGAAGGGTCTTGCGATCGTCGTGATCGCCCTTGCCGGGGCGAACGCCGTCACCATCCTGCTTTGCGGTTTGGCTTTGGCATCGTCTTGCAGTCCGCGCTGGCCAACCGGGTCGGTTCCGCTTGATAATCTCCTTGTCATGGTCTGTCCCAATCCTGTTCTCATCGCGGGGCTGGCTGCGATCGGCGCCGCCGCGGTGACGCTGTGGCTCTGCGCGAAGGACATTTCGCGCGGAATCGAGGATGTTGGATTTGTCGCCACATCGCTGCGTGCCGAACGCAACCGGCGTCATGGACTATGA
- a CDS encoding enoyl-CoA hydratase-related protein — translation MTDAAKEVLYEVADHIATITLNAPERMNTISGPMLNDLARLLTEANEDKNVRVVILTGKGRAFCAGLDLRRERDGNGLSAASSPTTINLRNTPPTVLQSMDKPTICAVNGGAAGYGMDTALGCDIRIMAESSKLAAAFVKRGVVPESGGTWLLPRMLGWAKASELIFTGRTLSARECLDWGLANEVVPDADLMNRASAIAREIAANAPLAVQASKRMMRMGLNENFHDHVHHVYLQLLPLFKTQDMAEGMKAFMEKREPKFEGR, via the coding sequence ATGACCGACGCCGCGAAAGAAGTCCTCTACGAGGTCGCCGACCACATCGCCACGATCACGCTGAACGCGCCGGAGCGCATGAACACGATCTCCGGGCCGATGCTGAACGACCTCGCGCGGCTGCTGACCGAGGCCAATGAGGACAAGAACGTTCGCGTTGTGATCCTCACCGGCAAGGGCAGGGCATTCTGCGCCGGTCTCGATCTGCGCAGGGAGCGCGACGGCAACGGCCTCAGCGCCGCGTCCTCGCCGACCACGATCAACCTGCGCAACACGCCGCCGACCGTGCTCCAGTCCATGGACAAGCCGACCATCTGCGCCGTCAACGGCGGCGCGGCCGGCTATGGCATGGATACGGCGCTCGGCTGCGACATCCGCATCATGGCGGAGTCCTCAAAGCTCGCCGCCGCCTTCGTCAAGCGCGGCGTGGTACCGGAATCCGGCGGCACCTGGCTGCTGCCGCGCATGCTCGGATGGGCCAAGGCCTCCGAGCTGATCTTTACCGGCCGCACGCTCAGCGCGCGCGAATGCCTGGACTGGGGCCTCGCCAACGAGGTCGTGCCGGACGCCGATCTGATGAACCGCGCCTCCGCCATCGCCCGCGAAATCGCCGCCAACGCGCCGCTGGCGGTCCAGGCCTCCAAGCGCATGATGCGGATGGGCCTCAACGAGAACTTCCACGACCATGTCCATCACGTCTATCTCCAGCTGCTGCCGCTGTTCAAAACCCAGGACATGGCCGAGGGCATGAAGGCCTTCATGGAGAAACGCGAACCGAAGTTCGAAGGACGGTAG
- a CDS encoding acyl-CoA synthetase, whose product MSETSNFLGIVSGDRRRAHAEVASRADRIAAGLAGIGVKQGDCVCMLMRNDIAFLEAAYAAMRLGAYGVPINWHFKPEEINYILGDTGSSVLIGHADMLHALRDAIPADVTVLSVPTPPEILKNYKIDPDHLSTPDFAIDFESWLAQYQPYDGAVVPQPMNMIYTSGTTGHPKGVRRKAPTADQQAAGERMRAMIYGLRPGARAILPGPLYHSAPNSFGIRAGKLGGALVLMPRFEPEEFLQLIERFEIDTIFMVPTMFIRLMKLPEAVRKKYDVSSLRHIIHAAAPCPADVKRAMIEWWGPVIYEFYGSTESSAVTFATSEDALKKPGTVGKISPGAELRFIGDDGRVLGVGEIGEIYSRMREMADFTYHNKPEKRAEIDRDGFITSGDVGYIDEDGYVFICDRKRDMVISGGVNIYPAEIESVLHAVPGVHDCAVFGIPDAEFGEALMAVVEPQPGITLDAADVRARLKTSLADYKVPKHIEIRSGLPREDSGKIFKRRLRDPYWEQAGRKI is encoded by the coding sequence ATGAGCGAAACGTCCAACTTCCTCGGCATCGTCTCCGGCGATCGCCGCCGCGCCCATGCCGAAGTTGCAAGCCGAGCCGACCGCATCGCGGCCGGCCTCGCTGGGATCGGCGTCAAGCAGGGCGATTGCGTCTGCATGCTGATGCGCAACGATATCGCTTTCCTGGAGGCGGCCTACGCCGCGATGCGGCTTGGCGCCTACGGCGTGCCGATCAACTGGCACTTCAAGCCGGAGGAGATCAACTACATCCTTGGCGATACCGGCTCGTCCGTGCTGATCGGACATGCCGACATGCTCCACGCTTTGCGCGATGCGATTCCCGCAGATGTCACCGTGCTTAGCGTGCCGACGCCGCCGGAGATACTGAAGAACTACAAGATCGATCCCGACCATTTGTCGACGCCGGACTTCGCGATCGATTTCGAGTCCTGGCTCGCGCAATACCAGCCCTATGATGGCGCGGTCGTGCCCCAGCCGATGAACATGATCTACACGTCGGGTACCACGGGCCATCCCAAGGGCGTACGGCGCAAAGCGCCGACGGCAGATCAGCAGGCCGCCGGTGAGCGCATGCGCGCGATGATCTATGGCCTGAGGCCCGGCGCTCGCGCCATCCTGCCGGGACCGCTCTATCATTCCGCGCCGAACTCGTTCGGCATCCGTGCGGGCAAGCTCGGCGGCGCGTTGGTGCTGATGCCGCGCTTCGAGCCGGAGGAGTTTCTGCAGCTGATCGAGCGCTTTGAGATCGACACCATCTTCATGGTGCCGACCATGTTCATCCGCCTGATGAAGCTGCCTGAGGCGGTGCGCAAGAAATACGACGTCTCGTCCTTGCGCCACATCATCCACGCGGCTGCGCCATGCCCGGCCGACGTCAAGCGCGCCATGATCGAATGGTGGGGGCCGGTGATCTACGAATTCTACGGCTCGACCGAATCCAGCGCTGTCACGTTCGCGACCTCCGAGGATGCACTGAAGAAACCCGGCACGGTCGGCAAGATATCGCCCGGCGCCGAGCTGCGCTTCATCGGCGATGACGGCCGCGTGCTCGGCGTCGGCGAGATCGGCGAGATCTATTCGCGCATGCGCGAGATGGCGGATTTCACCTACCACAACAAGCCGGAAAAGCGCGCCGAGATCGACCGCGACGGTTTCATCACTTCGGGCGATGTCGGCTATATCGACGAGGACGGCTACGTCTTCATCTGCGACCGCAAGCGCGACATGGTGATCTCCGGCGGCGTCAACATCTATCCGGCCGAGATCGAATCAGTGCTGCATGCCGTGCCCGGCGTGCATGATTGCGCCGTGTTCGGCATCCCCGACGCCGAGTTCGGCGAGGCACTGATGGCCGTGGTGGAGCCGCAGCCCGGCATCACGCTCGATGCGGCCGATGTGCGTGCAAGGCTGAAGACATCGCTCGCCGATTACAAGGTGCCGAAGCATATCGAGATCCGCAGCGGTCTGCCGCGCGAAGATTCTGGAAAAATCTTCAAGCGCCGCCTGCGCGATCCCTATTGGGAGCAGGCGGGGCGGAAGATTTAA
- a CDS encoding crotonase/enoyl-CoA hydratase family protein, with translation MEERVSISISEGVADVRLVRADKMNALDQAMFEALVAATERLSKEKGVRVVVLSGEGRAFCAGLDMGRFAAMKEGGGNGIPGGENRDLTKRTHGQANFPQQAVWGWRQLPVPVIAAVHGVAFGGGFQLSLGADMRFLSPDARMSVMEIKWGLVPDMAGTPILASLVRDDILRDLTYTGRIFSAQEAMTYGLATRICDDPRAAALEVAREIAGKSPDAIRAAKRLLNNLSVDPGPALLAESVEQQKLIGSANQTEAVRSNLEKRAAKYAD, from the coding sequence ATGGAAGAGCGCGTCTCGATCTCGATCTCGGAGGGCGTCGCCGACGTGCGCCTGGTGCGCGCAGACAAGATGAATGCGCTCGATCAGGCCATGTTCGAGGCTCTTGTTGCGGCAACCGAGCGGCTTTCGAAGGAGAAAGGCGTGCGCGTCGTCGTGCTATCCGGTGAAGGACGCGCCTTCTGCGCCGGTCTCGACATGGGGCGTTTTGCCGCCATGAAGGAGGGCGGTGGCAACGGAATTCCGGGCGGCGAAAATCGCGACCTCACCAAGCGCACGCATGGTCAGGCGAACTTCCCGCAACAAGCGGTTTGGGGATGGCGCCAGCTCCCGGTTCCCGTGATCGCGGCCGTGCATGGCGTTGCGTTCGGCGGCGGCTTCCAGCTTTCGCTCGGCGCCGACATGCGCTTTCTCTCGCCCGATGCGCGGATGTCGGTGATGGAGATCAAATGGGGTCTGGTGCCCGATATGGCCGGCACGCCGATCCTCGCCTCGCTCGTGCGCGACGATATCCTGCGCGATCTCACTTACACCGGCCGCATCTTCTCCGCGCAGGAGGCGATGACGTATGGCCTTGCCACACGCATTTGCGATGACCCGCGCGCTGCAGCGCTCGAGGTCGCGCGCGAGATCGCCGGCAAGAGCCCCGATGCGATCCGCGCGGCGAAGCGGCTGCTCAATAATCTCTCGGTCGATCCCGGCCCTGCGCTGCTGGCTGAGTCCGTCGAGCAGCAGAAGCTTATCGGCAGCGCGAACCAGACCGAAGCCGTGCGCTCCAATCTGGAGAAGCGTGCAGCGAAGTATGCGGACTAG
- a CDS encoding SDR family oxidoreductase: MFKENLLAGRRILVTGGGTGLGKSMAARFLQLGAEVHICGRRKIVCDETATELMGEYGGRVTSHGVDIRNALAVDEMIETIFRDAPLTDLINNAAGNFISRSEELSPRGFDAVANIVMHGTFYVTHAVGKRWIALKQPGNVVSITVTWVRNGSPYVVPSAMSKSAIHAMTMSLATEWGRHGIRLNTIAPGEIPTEGMSKRIKPGDEAGARTKAMNPMGRVGTMEELQNLAVFLISGGCDWITGETIAMDGAQALAMGGNFYQLRDWSDDDWKTARESIMAQNEKDRAKRG; this comes from the coding sequence ATGTTCAAGGAAAATCTTCTGGCTGGACGGCGCATTCTCGTGACCGGCGGCGGCACGGGCCTCGGCAAATCGATGGCAGCGCGCTTTCTTCAGCTCGGCGCCGAAGTGCACATCTGCGGCCGGCGCAAGATCGTCTGCGACGAGACCGCCACCGAGTTGATGGGTGAGTATGGCGGCCGCGTCACCAGCCACGGCGTCGACATCCGCAATGCGCTCGCGGTTGACGAGATGATCGAGACCATCTTTCGCGATGCGCCGCTGACCGATCTCATCAACAACGCCGCCGGCAATTTCATCTCGCGCAGCGAAGAGCTCTCGCCGCGCGGCTTCGATGCCGTCGCCAACATCGTCATGCACGGCACGTTCTACGTGACCCATGCGGTCGGCAAGCGCTGGATCGCCCTCAAGCAGCCGGGCAACGTCGTCTCGATCACCGTGACCTGGGTGCGCAACGGCTCGCCTTACGTGGTGCCGTCGGCGATGAGCAAGTCGGCGATCCACGCCATGACGATGTCGCTCGCGACCGAATGGGGCCGGCACGGCATCCGCCTCAACACCATCGCACCGGGCGAGATCCCGACCGAAGGCATGAGCAAGCGCATCAAGCCGGGCGACGAAGCCGGCGCACGCACCAAGGCAATGAACCCGATGGGCCGCGTCGGCACCATGGAGGAGCTGCAGAACCTCGCGGTGTTCCTGATCTCCGGCGGCTGCGACTGGATCACGGGCGAGACCATCGCCATGGACGGCGCACAGGCGCTCGCGATGGGCGGCAATTTCTACCAGCTCCGCGACTGGAGCGACGACGACTGGAAGACCGCGCGCGAAAGCATCATGGCGCAGAACGAGAAGGACCGGGCAAAGCGGGGGTGA
- a CDS encoding fatty acid--CoA ligase: MSTTQPLANLADMVRERATSRGNATAYEFEGRVTSFAEFNVKTNKVANALIAMGVKKGDRIAYLGKNSDLYFELLMGAMKAGAVMAPVNWRLAGPEVAFIVADCKAPVLFVGPEFITLVSQIKDQLPGVRTVITTEGGAPEWQDFTAWRDAQSGDDPKVPIDTKDIAIQLYTSGTTGKPKGAMLSHANFLNLVQTGNAEDKPEWNRWSTSDVSLVAMPIFHIGGSGWGVMGLYHGARGVIAREFDPTKVLDFFEQSGITKLFMVPAAMQFVVRQPRAKTVDFSRLKYMLYGASPIPAALLKECIEVFKCGFVQMYGMTETTGTIVALPPEDHVEGLERMRSAGKALPGVEIAILDADGKPLPPRQVGEIATRSGSNMAGYWNLPEATAATLRGDGWLRTGDAGYMDEDGYLYIHDRIKDMIISGGENIYPAEVESALCDHPDVAEAAVIGVPDDKWGEAVKAVVVMKPGKEATATDIINFTRERIAGFKTPKSVEFLPALPRNPSGKILRRQLREPYWAGKDRRVN, translated from the coding sequence ATGTCCACCACACAGCCATTGGCGAATCTCGCCGACATGGTGCGCGAGCGCGCGACGAGCCGCGGCAACGCCACCGCCTACGAGTTCGAGGGCCGCGTCACCAGCTTTGCCGAGTTCAATGTCAAGACCAACAAGGTCGCGAATGCGCTGATCGCAATGGGCGTCAAGAAGGGCGACCGCATCGCCTATCTCGGCAAGAACAGCGATCTCTATTTCGAACTGCTGATGGGCGCGATGAAGGCCGGTGCGGTGATGGCGCCGGTGAATTGGCGGCTCGCGGGCCCCGAGGTCGCCTTCATCGTCGCAGATTGCAAGGCGCCGGTGCTGTTCGTGGGGCCGGAGTTCATCACGCTGGTGTCCCAGATCAAGGACCAGCTGCCGGGCGTGCGCACGGTCATCACCACGGAAGGCGGCGCGCCGGAATGGCAGGATTTTACCGCGTGGCGTGATGCGCAGAGCGGTGACGATCCCAAGGTACCGATCGATACGAAAGACATCGCGATCCAGCTCTACACGTCAGGCACCACTGGCAAGCCGAAGGGCGCGATGCTGAGCCACGCGAATTTCCTCAACCTCGTGCAAACCGGCAATGCCGAGGACAAGCCTGAATGGAACAGGTGGTCGACCTCCGACGTGTCGCTGGTCGCCATGCCGATCTTCCACATCGGCGGCTCCGGCTGGGGCGTGATGGGGCTCTATCACGGCGCCCGCGGCGTCATCGCGCGCGAATTCGATCCGACCAAGGTGCTGGATTTCTTCGAGCAGTCCGGCATCACAAAGCTGTTCATGGTGCCTGCGGCGATGCAGTTCGTGGTGCGGCAGCCGCGCGCGAAGACGGTCGACTTTTCACGATTGAAATACATGCTGTACGGCGCCTCCCCGATCCCGGCTGCGCTGCTGAAGGAATGCATCGAGGTCTTCAAATGCGGCTTCGTGCAGATGTACGGCATGACGGAAACCACAGGCACCATCGTCGCACTGCCGCCGGAGGACCACGTCGAGGGGCTCGAGCGGATGCGCTCCGCCGGCAAAGCGCTGCCGGGCGTCGAGATCGCGATCCTCGATGCCGACGGCAAGCCGCTGCCGCCGCGTCAGGTCGGCGAGATCGCGACGCGCTCGGGCTCCAACATGGCGGGCTACTGGAATCTGCCGGAAGCGACCGCGGCGACGCTGCGCGGCGACGGCTGGCTGCGCACGGGTGATGCCGGCTACATGGACGAGGACGGTTATCTCTACATCCACGACCGCATCAAGGACATGATCATCTCCGGCGGCGAGAACATCTACCCGGCTGAGGTCGAGAGCGCGCTGTGCGATCATCCAGACGTCGCCGAGGCCGCCGTGATCGGCGTGCCCGACGACAAATGGGGCGAGGCCGTGAAAGCCGTGGTGGTGATGAAGCCCGGCAAGGAGGCGACCGCCACCGACATCATCAACTTCACCCGCGAACGCATCGCCGGATTCAAGACGCCGAAGAGCGTGGAGTTCCTGCCGGCGCTACCGAGGAATCCGTCAGGCAAGATTTTGCGGCGGCAGCTGCGCGAGCCGTACTGGGCTGGGAAGGATCGACGGGTGAATTGA